The genomic window GTGGAAAATATTTCGGACTTATGGAATAAAGCATTAGCCGAGATTGAGAAAAAAATTAGCAAACCGAGCTTTGAAACGTGGTTAAAATCGACATCTGCTCATTCGCTAAAAGGCGACATCCTTATTATTACCGTTCCAAACGAATTTACAAAAGATTGGCTCGAATCGCGCTACACGCGGCTCATTGAGCAAACGCTCTATGACATTACCGGAGAAGAGTTAAAAATTAAATGCACGATCCCTAATCATCAAGCACTAGAGGAATTTGATCTAAAACCATCGAGCAAACCGCGGAAACACGATGACGAACAAACAGAATTTCCACAAAGTATGCTGAATCCAAAGTATACGTTCGATACTTTTGTTATTGGATCAGGCAATCGCTTTGCCCACGCTGCATCTTTAGCAGTAGCAGAAGCACCGGCCAAAGCGTACAACCCCCTTTTCATTTATGGTGGTGTAGGCCTAGGCAAGACGCACCTCATGCACGCAATCGGTCATTACGTTCTTGAACATAATCCGTCAGCGAAAGTCGTTTATTTATCTTCGGAAAAGTTTACAAATGAATTTATTAATGCCATCCGCGATAATCGTCCAGACGATTTTCGCAATAAATATCGTAACGTGGACGTGCTGTTAATAGATGATATTCAATTTCTCGCCGGAAAAGAACAGACACAAGAGGAGTTTTTCCATACGTTTAATACGTTACATGAGGAAAGTAAGCAAATTGTGATCTCGAGTGACCGACCTCCGAAAGAAATTCCGACGTTAGAAGATCGCCTTCGTTCTCGTTTTGAATGGGGATTAATTACGGACATTACTCCTCCTGATTTAGAAACGAGAATCGCCATTTTACGTAAAAAAGCAAAAGCAGAAGGCTTCGACATCCCGAACGAAGTGATGTTGTACATCGCTAATCAAATTGACTCGAACATTCGTGAATTAGAAGGGGCTCTCATTCGCGTCGTTGCTTACTCCTCTTTAATTAACAAAGAAATTAACGCAGATTTAGCAGCAGAAGCATTAAAAGATATTATTCCAAGCTCCAAACCAAAAGTCATTACAATCCAAGACATTCAACGCGTTGTTGGGGAGCATTTTAACTTGAAACTCGAAGATTTTAAGGCAAAAAAACGGACAAAATCGGTTGCATTTCCGCGCCAAATTGCGATGTATCTTTCGCGCGAGCTGACGGACTGCTCACTTCCGAAAATTGGCGAGGAATTTGGAGGACGTGATCATACGACTGTCATCCATGCTCACGAGAAAATTTCAGCGCTTATCCAAACAGATGTGCAATTACAAAAACAGCTAAAAGAAATTATGGAGAAACTGAAATAATGTGAATAACTGCTTTATGTTTGTGCACAGTCTGTCCACATGTGGATAGTCTGTGCTTCCTTTGTTTTATTCACTTATCCACATAATCACAGCGCCTAGTACTATGATTAATAGTTTTTTAAAAAAATATAATAAATAAATTAGGGAGGTTTTCTTTGTGAAAGTTATTATTGATCGCGATCATTTAGTAAGAAGTGTACAAGATGTGATGAAAGCTGTATCATCTCGAACAACTATTCCGATTTTAACTGGAATTAAAATCGTTGCCTCAAAACAAGGCGTTACTTTAACAGGAAGTGATTCAGATATTTCGATCGAATCATTCATTCCAGCTGAAGAAGAAGATCGGGTCATTGTTGACGTCATAAAACAAGGTAGCGTTGTCTTACAAGCACGATTTTTCAGTGAGATTGTTCGTAAGTTACCGAAAGAAACGATAGAAATCGAAGTAAAAGATCAATTCGTCACAACGATCCGCTCCGGAAAAACCGAATTTCATTTGAATGGATTAGATCCAGAAGAATATCCGCGCCTACCACAAATTCAAGAGGAAAACATGTTTAAAGTGCCAGCTGATTTACTAAAACATGTCATTCGCCAAACGGTATTTGCGGTGTCCACCTCAGAAACACGCCCGATCTTAACAGGTGTAAACTGGCGCATTGAAAATAATGAACTGACGTGTACTGCAACAGATAGCCATCGACTAGCGATGCGAAAAGCAAAAGTAGAAACGGAATCCGAAGCGTATTACAACATTGTCATTCCGGGCAAAAGCTTAAACGAATTAAATAAAATTCTTGAAGAATCAAATGAGCCTGTTCACATTGTCGTAACGGAAAACCAAGTATTATTCAAAACAAAACATTTATTGTTTTTCTCACGGTTATTAGACGGAAACTATCCAGATACATCCCGGCTCATCCCGACAGAAAGCCAAACAGATATGATTGTCAAAACAAAAGAGTTTTTACAAGCGATCGATCGTGCATCGTTGCTAGCGCGTGAAGGAAGAAATAACGTCGTTCGTTTATCGACATTGTCTGACAAAGTCGTTGAAATTTCATCGAACTCACCTGAAATCGGAAAAGTTGTCGAAGAAGTACAATGTGAACAGGTAGAAGGTGAAGAATTAAAAATTTCTTTCAGCGCAAAATATATGATGGACGCATTAAAAGCGTTAGAAGGGGCAGAAATTAAAATTAGCTTTACTGGTGCTATGCGGCCGTTTGTCATTCGACCGCTTCATGACGATTCTATGCTTCAGTTAATTTTGCCTGTACGAACATACTAAAAAGCTGCTAGAAGATCTAGCAGCTTTCCTTTTCTTCCCCCTTATTTTTTAGTACAATGAAAGAATGGACACTTTTATAGAAAGTGAGCGGATAATGGATGAAAGAAATAAAAATTTCAACTGAAACAATTACACTTGGACAATTTTTAAAACTAGCAAACGTCATTTCAACAGGTGGAATGGCGAAATGGTTTTTACAAACAAACGATGTGTTCGTTAATGGCGAAAGGGAACAACGCCGCGGTCGCAAGTTGAAAGTAGGAGATGTTGTTCATATTCAAACAATCGGTACATTTACGATTCGTTCGTAAAGGTGGGAGCACCTTTGTTTTTAGAACAATTAACTTTAAAAAATTATCGGAATTATGAGCAAGGTTGTTGGCAATTTCGAAATAAAGTAAACGTCATTTTAGGAGAAAATGCTCAAGGTAAGACGAATATTATGGAATCCATTTACGTCTT from Anoxybacillus gonensis includes these protein-coding regions:
- the yaaA gene encoding S4 domain-containing protein YaaA, translated to MKEIKISTETITLGQFLKLANVISTGGMAKWFLQTNDVFVNGEREQRRGRKLKVGDVVHIQTIGTFTIRS
- the dnaA gene encoding chromosomal replication initiator protein DnaA, with product MENISDLWNKALAEIEKKISKPSFETWLKSTSAHSLKGDILIITVPNEFTKDWLESRYTRLIEQTLYDITGEELKIKCTIPNHQALEEFDLKPSSKPRKHDDEQTEFPQSMLNPKYTFDTFVIGSGNRFAHAASLAVAEAPAKAYNPLFIYGGVGLGKTHLMHAIGHYVLEHNPSAKVVYLSSEKFTNEFINAIRDNRPDDFRNKYRNVDVLLIDDIQFLAGKEQTQEEFFHTFNTLHEESKQIVISSDRPPKEIPTLEDRLRSRFEWGLITDITPPDLETRIAILRKKAKAEGFDIPNEVMLYIANQIDSNIRELEGALIRVVAYSSLINKEINADLAAEALKDIIPSSKPKVITIQDIQRVVGEHFNLKLEDFKAKKRTKSVAFPRQIAMYLSRELTDCSLPKIGEEFGGRDHTTVIHAHEKISALIQTDVQLQKQLKEIMEKLK
- the dnaN gene encoding DNA polymerase III subunit beta; protein product: MKVIIDRDHLVRSVQDVMKAVSSRTTIPILTGIKIVASKQGVTLTGSDSDISIESFIPAEEEDRVIVDVIKQGSVVLQARFFSEIVRKLPKETIEIEVKDQFVTTIRSGKTEFHLNGLDPEEYPRLPQIQEENMFKVPADLLKHVIRQTVFAVSTSETRPILTGVNWRIENNELTCTATDSHRLAMRKAKVETESEAYYNIVIPGKSLNELNKILEESNEPVHIVVTENQVLFKTKHLLFFSRLLDGNYPDTSRLIPTESQTDMIVKTKEFLQAIDRASLLAREGRNNVVRLSTLSDKVVEISSNSPEIGKVVEEVQCEQVEGEELKISFSAKYMMDALKALEGAEIKISFTGAMRPFVIRPLHDDSMLQLILPVRTY